A window of the Streptococcus sp. 116-D4 genome harbors these coding sequences:
- a CDS encoding nucleoside-triphosphate diphosphatase — MTNKIYEYKDDQDWYVGSYSILGGIRTLTDDDLEFPLFDLAKIFRDEERGFPISVIVLRYDSLYRLLSFVVDILNQEAGRNLEVIQRQGALLLVENGQLLHVELPKEGVDVEAFFETKKVKETLLIATRNEGKTKEFRAIFDKLGYDVKNLNDYPDLPEVAETGMTFEENARLKAETISKLTGKMVLADDSGLKVDVLGGLPGVWSARFAGVGATDRENNAKLLHELAMVFELKDRSAQFHTTLVVASPNKESLVVEAEWPGYINFEPKGENGFGYDPLFLVGETGKSSAELTLEEKNSQSHRALAVKKLLEVFPSWQSKPSL; from the coding sequence ATGACAAATAAAATTTATGAATACAAGGATGACCAGGACTGGTATGTTGGGTCCTATAGTATTTTGGGTGGCATTCGGACTTTGACGGATGATGACTTAGAGTTTCCTTTGTTTGATTTAGCCAAAATCTTTCGAGATGAGGAGCGAGGTTTTCCTATTTCTGTGATTGTTTTACGCTATGATTCTCTCTACCGTTTATTGTCTTTTGTGGTAGATATTCTTAACCAAGAAGCAGGACGAAATTTGGAAGTCATTCAACGTCAGGGAGCTTTGCTCTTAGTTGAAAATGGGCAACTCCTGCATGTAGAATTGCCTAAAGAAGGTGTTGATGTAGAAGCCTTCTTTGAGACAAAGAAGGTCAAAGAAACCTTATTGATTGCGACTCGTAACGAGGGCAAGACCAAGGAATTTCGTGCTATCTTTGATAAGCTAGGCTATGATGTAAAAAATCTTAATGACTATCCTGACCTACCTGAAGTAGCAGAAACAGGCATGACATTCGAAGAAAATGCCCGTCTCAAGGCAGAAACGATCTCTAAATTAACAGGCAAGATGGTTTTGGCTGATGATTCTGGACTTAAAGTCGATGTCCTGGGTGGCTTGCCAGGTGTCTGGTCAGCTCGTTTCGCAGGTGTGGGAGCTACTGACCGTGAAAACAATGCCAAGCTCTTGCACGAATTGGCCATGGTCTTTGAACTCAAGGACCGCTCGGCTCAATTCCATACAACCCTAGTCGTAGCCAGTCCAAACAAGGAAAGCTTGGTTGTTGAAGCAGAATGGCCTGGCTACATTAACTTTGAACCTAAGGGTGAAAATGGCTTTGGCTATGATCCTCTCTTTCTTGTAGGAGAGACAGGCAAGTCCTCAGCTGAATTAACCCTTGAAGAAAAAAATAGTCAATCCCACCGTGCCTTAGCCGTTAAGAAACTTTTGGAGGTATTTCCATCATGGCAAAGCAAACCATCATTGTAA
- a CDS encoding metallophosphoesterase produces the protein MAKQTIIVMSDSHGDSLIVEEIRDRYLGKVDAIFHDGDSELRPDSPLWEGIHVVKGNMDFYAGYPERLVTQLGPTKIIQTHGHLFDINFNFQKLDYWAQEEEADICLYGHLHVPSAWMEGKTLFLNPGSISQPRGTIRECLYARVEIDDSYFKVDFLTRDHEVYPGLSKEFSR, from the coding sequence ATGGCAAAGCAAACCATCATTGTAATGAGTGATTCCCATGGCGATAGCTTGATTGTCGAAGAAATCCGTGACCGCTATCTGGGTAAAGTTGATGCCATTTTTCACGATGGTGACTCAGAACTCCGTCCTGATTCTCCCCTTTGGGAGGGTATCCATGTCGTCAAAGGCAATATGGACTTCTACGCCGGCTACCCAGAACGTTTGGTGACTCAACTTGGTCCTACAAAGATCATCCAGACTCACGGACATTTATTTGATATCAATTTCAACTTTCAAAAGTTGGACTACTGGGCTCAGGAAGAAGAGGCTGATATCTGCCTCTATGGGCACTTGCATGTGCCAAGTGCTTGGATGGAAGGCAAGACCCTTTTCCTAAATCCAGGCTCCATCAGCCAACCACGAGGAACCATCAGAGAATGTCTCTATGCTCGTGTGGAGATTGATGATAGTTATTTTAAAGTGGACTTTTTGACACGAGACCATGAGGTGTATCCGGGCTTGTCTAAGGAGTTCAGCCGATGA
- the cbpB gene encoding cyclic-di-AMP-binding protein CbpB, with amino-acid sequence MIAKEFETFLLGQEETFLTPAKNLAVLIDTHNADHATLLLSQMTYTRVPVVTDEKHFVGTIGLRDIMAYQMEHDLSQEIMADTDIVHMTRTDVAVVSPDFTITEVLHKLVDESFLPVVDASEVFQGIITRKSILKAVNALLHNFSKKYEIRCK; translated from the coding sequence ATGATTGCCAAGGAGTTTGAGACTTTCTTGTTGGGGCAAGAGGAAACTTTTTTGACTCCTGCTAAAAATTTAGCTGTGTTGATTGATACCCACAATGCAGATCACGCGACCCTCTTGCTCAGTCAGATGACCTATACCCGTGTTCCCGTTGTGACAGATGAAAAACACTTTGTTGGGACGATTGGGCTCAGAGATATTATGGCTTATCAGATGGAGCATGACTTGAGTCAAGAAATCATGGCAGATACGGATATCGTTCATATGACGAGAACAGACGTAGCGGTCGTCTCGCCTGATTTTACTATTACGGAGGTCTTACACAAGCTGGTAGATGAGTCCTTCTTGCCGGTTGTGGATGCGTCAGAGGTTTTCCAAGGGATTATCACGCGCAAGTCTATCCTCAAGGCTGTCAATGCTCTCTTGCATAACTTTAGTAAGAAATATGAGATTCGATGCAAATGA
- the xerD gene encoding site-specific tyrosine recombinase XerD yields the protein MRNRISDFLEDKQGLSANSKQSYKYDLEQFLDVVGERISETSLKIYQVQLANLKMSAQKRKISTCNQFLYFLYQTGEVESYYRLELAKQAEKKAAKPELLNLDSFWQESAYPEGRLLALLILEMGLLPSEILALKVADINLDFQVLRIQKDSQQRIVSIPTPLLSELEPLMGQTYLFERGGKAYSRQWAFRQLESFVKEKDFPSLSAQALREQFILRQIENKVDLYEIAKKLGLKTVLTLEKYR from the coding sequence ATGAGAAACAGGATTTCAGATTTCTTAGAGGACAAGCAAGGTTTGTCTGCCAATTCTAAGCAGTCCTACAAGTATGATTTGGAGCAATTTTTAGACGTTGTGGGTGAACGGATTTCTGAGACCAGTCTCAAGATTTACCAAGTCCAGCTAGCCAATCTAAAAATGAGCGCCCAGAAGCGAAAGATTTCGACCTGTAACCAATTTCTCTACTTCCTCTATCAGACAGGAGAGGTGGAAAGTTATTATCGTTTGGAATTAGCTAAACAAGCTGAAAAGAAGGCCGCTAAGCCAGAACTGTTAAACCTAGACTCTTTTTGGCAGGAAAGTGCCTATCCAGAGGGTCGCTTGCTAGCACTCTTAATCCTAGAAATGGGGCTCTTGCCCAGTGAGATTTTAGCTCTCAAGGTTGCGGATATCAATCTGGACTTTCAAGTGTTGAGAATCCAGAAGGATTCCCAACAGAGGATTGTCAGCATTCCCACGCCCTTACTTTCAGAATTGGAACCCTTGATGGGGCAGACCTACCTCTTTGAAAGGGGAGGGAAAGCCTATTCTCGTCAGTGGGCCTTTCGTCAGTTAGAATCTTTTGTCAAGGAGAAAGATTTTCCATCCTTATCAGCCCAAGCTTTGCGGGAACAGTTCATTCTAAGACAAATAGAAAACAAGGTCGATTTGTACGAAATTGCAAAAAAATTAGGATTAAAAACAGTCCTGACCTTAGAAAAATATAGATAA
- a CDS encoding segregation/condensation protein A, which translates to MDIKLKDFEGPLDLLLHLVSKYQMDIYDVPITEVIEQYLAYVSTLQAMRLEVTGEYMVMASQLMLIKSRKLLPKVAEVTDLEDDLEQDLLSQIEEYRKFKLLGEHLEAKHQERAQHYSKAPTELIYEDAELVHDKTTIDLFLAFSNILTKKKEEFAQNHTTILRDEYKIEDMMVIVKESLTGRDQLRLQDLFKEAQNVQEVITLFLATLELIKTQELILMQEESFGDIYLMEKKEESQVTQS; encoded by the coding sequence ATGGATATTAAACTAAAAGATTTTGAAGGACCTCTGGACCTGCTCTTGCACTTGGTTTCTAAGTACCAGATGGATATCTACGATGTGCCCATTACGGAAGTCATCGAACAGTATCTAGCCTATGTCTCGACCCTGCAGGCTATGCGGCTGGAAGTGACGGGGGAGTATATGGTCATGGCTAGTCAGCTCATGCTGATCAAGAGCCGTAAACTCCTCCCCAAGGTAGCGGAAGTAACAGATTTGGAAGATGACCTGGAGCAGGATCTTCTTTCCCAAATTGAAGAATACCGCAAGTTCAAGCTCTTGGGGGAACACTTGGAAGCCAAGCACCAAGAACGGGCCCAGCACTATTCCAAAGCGCCGACAGAGTTGATTTACGAAGATGCGGAGCTTGTGCATGACAAGACGACCATTGATCTCTTTTTGGCTTTTTCAAATATCTTAACTAAGAAAAAAGAGGAGTTTGCACAAAATCACACGACCATCTTGCGGGATGAGTATAAGATTGAGGACATGATGGTTATCGTGAAAGAGTCCTTGACTGGACGAGATCAATTGCGCTTACAGGATTTGTTTAAGGAAGCCCAGAACGTCCAAGAGGTCATCACCCTCTTTTTGGCAACCCTAGAGTTAATCAAAACCCAGGAGCTGATCCTCATGCAAGAGGAAAGTTTCGGAGATATTTATCTCATGGAAAAGAAGGAAGAAAGTCAAGTGACCCAAAGCTAG
- the scpB gene encoding SMC-Scp complex subunit ScpB, protein MSTLAKIEALLFVAGEDGIRVRQLAELLSLPPTGIQQSLEKIAQKYEKDPDSSLALIETGGAYRLVTKPKFAAVLKEYSKAPINQSLSRAALETLSIIAYKQPITRIEIDAIRGVNSSGALAKLQAFDLIREDGKKEVLGRPNLYVTTDYFLDYMGINHLEELPVIDELEIQAQESQLFGERIEEDENQ, encoded by the coding sequence ATGAGTACTTTAGCAAAAATAGAAGCGCTCTTGTTTGTAGCGGGTGAAGATGGGATTAGAGTCCGCCAGTTAGCTGAACTCCTCTCTCTGCCACCGACAGGCATTCAGCAGAGTTTAGAAAAAATAGCCCAGAAGTATGAAAAGGACCCAGATTCCAGTTTGGCTCTGATTGAGACAGGGGGCGCTTATAGATTGGTGACGAAACCTAAATTTGCAGCTGTTTTGAAGGAATATTCCAAGGCACCAATCAACCAGAGCTTGTCTCGGGCTGCCCTTGAGACCTTGTCCATCATTGCCTACAAACAACCCATCACACGGATAGAAATTGATGCCATCCGTGGGGTAAACTCGAGTGGGGCTTTGGCAAAGTTGCAGGCTTTTGACTTGATACGAGAAGATGGGAAAAAAGAAGTGTTGGGTCGCCCCAACCTCTATGTGACTACGGATTATTTCCTAGATTACATGGGAATTAACCATTTGGAAGAACTGCCAGTGATTGATGAGCTTGAGATTCAAGCCCAAGAAAGCCAATTATTTGGTGAAAGGATAGAAGAAGATGAGAATCAATAA
- a CDS encoding pseudouridine synthase, which translates to MRINKYIAHAGVASRRKAEELIKQGLVTVNGQVVRELATTIKSGDKVEVEGQPIYNEEKVYYLLNKPRGVISSVTDDKGRKTVVDLLPNVKERIYPVGRLDWDTSGVLILTNDGDFTDEMIHPRNEIDKVYVARVKGVANKDNLRPLTRGLEIDGKKTKPAVYEILKVDPVKNRSVVQLTIHEGRNHQVKKMFEAIGLQVDKLSRTRFGHLDLTGLRPGESRRLNKKEISQLHTMALTKK; encoded by the coding sequence ATGAGAATCAATAAGTATATTGCCCACGCAGGTGTGGCCAGTAGGAGAAAAGCAGAAGAGTTGATCAAGCAAGGTTTGGTGACGGTTAACGGCCAAGTGGTACGTGAACTAGCAACGACCATCAAGTCAGGCGACAAGGTCGAAGTTGAAGGTCAACCTATCTACAACGAAGAAAAGGTCTATTATCTGCTTAACAAACCACGCGGTGTCATTTCCAGTGTGACAGATGACAAGGGGCGTAAGACGGTTGTCGACCTCTTGCCCAATGTGAAGGAGCGCATCTACCCTGTAGGTCGTTTGGACTGGGATACATCAGGAGTCTTGATTTTGACCAATGATGGGGATTTTACGGATGAGATGATTCACCCTCGTAATGAGATTGACAAGGTCTATGTCGCGCGTGTTAAAGGTGTGGCCAATAAGGACAATCTCCGTCCCTTGACCCGTGGACTTGAGATTGATGGTAAGAAAACCAAGCCAGCTGTCTATGAGATTCTCAAAGTGGATCCAGTCAAAAACCGCTCTGTGGTGCAGTTGACTATCCATGAAGGGCGTAACCACCAGGTTAAAAAGATGTTTGAAGCTATCGGTCTTCAAGTGGACAAGTTGTCACGGACTCGTTTTGGACATCTAGACTTGACAGGACTCCGTCCGGGAGAATCTCGTCGTCTTAATAAAAAAGAAATCAGTCAACTACACACCATGGCTTTAACCAAGAAATAA
- the yidD gene encoding membrane protein insertion efficiency factor YidD: MKRILIAPVRFYQRFISPAFPPSCRFEPTCSNYMIQAIEKHGFKGVLMGLARILRCHPWSKTGKDPVPDHFSLKRNQEEK; the protein is encoded by the coding sequence ATGAAACGAATTTTAATAGCGCCTGTGCGCTTTTACCAACGGTTTATCTCACCAGCCTTTCCACCCTCTTGTCGCTTTGAGCCTACCTGCTCAAACTACATGATTCAGGCTATTGAAAAACATGGCTTCAAGGGTGTTTTGATGGGCTTAGCTCGGATTTTACGTTGCCATCCCTGGTCAAAAACAGGGAAGGACCCCGTCCCAGACCATTTTTCCCTCAAACGGAATCAAGAAGAAAAATGA
- a CDS encoding siderophore ABC transporter substrate-binding protein, whose translation MKTSLKLYLTALAASFLLLLGACSTNTNSSTSKTESSSSAPTEVTIKSSLGVVTLSKVPEKIVTFDLGAADTIRALGFEKNIVGMPTKTVPNYLKDLAGKVNNVGSMVEPDLEAIAALEPDLIIASPRTQKFVDKFKEIAPTVLFEAGKEDYWTSTKANIESLASAFGETGTQKAKEELTKLDKSIQEVATKNESSDKKALAILLNEGKMAAFGAQSRFSFLYQTLKFKPTDTKFEDSRHGQEVSFESVKEINPDILFVINRTLAIGGDNSSNDGVLENALIAETPAAKNGKIIQLTPDLWYLSGGGLESTKLMIEDAQKALK comes from the coding sequence ATGAAAACATCCCTTAAACTTTACCTCACTGCCCTAGCAGCCAGCTTCTTGCTTCTACTTGGTGCATGTAGTACAAACACAAACTCAAGCACTAGTAAGACGGAGTCAAGTAGCTCTGCTCCAACAGAGGTAACCATTAAAAGTTCACTAGGTGTAGTCACACTTTCAAAAGTCCCTGAAAAGATTGTTACCTTTGACCTCGGCGCTGCGGATACTATTCGTGCTCTAGGATTTGAAAAGAATATCGTTGGAATGCCTACAAAAACTGTTCCGAATTATCTCAAAGACCTAGCTGGAAAAGTTAACAATGTTGGTTCTATGGTTGAGCCAGACCTAGAAGCCATTGCTGCTCTTGAGCCAGATTTGATCATTGCTTCACCACGTACCCAAAAGTTCGTAGACAAATTCAAAGAAATCGCTCCAACCGTGCTCTTTGAAGCAGGAAAAGAAGACTACTGGACTTCTACCAAGGCTAATATCGAATCCTTAGCAAGCGCCTTTGGTGAAACTGGTACACAGAAAGCCAAGGAAGAATTGACCAAGCTAGACAAGAGCATCCAAGAAGTCGCAACTAAAAACGAAAGTTCTGACAAAAAAGCCCTTGCTATCCTCCTCAACGAAGGAAAAATGGCTGCCTTTGGTGCCCAATCTCGTTTCTCTTTCTTGTACCAAACCTTGAAATTCAAGCCAACTGACACTAAATTCGAAGACTCACGCCACGGACAAGAAGTCAGCTTTGAAAGTGTCAAAGAAATCAATCCTGACATCCTCTTTGTCATCAACCGTACCCTTGCTATCGGTGGTGACAACTCAAGCAACGATGGCGTCCTAGAAAATGCCCTCATTGCTGAAACACCTGCAGCTAAAAATGGTAAAATTATCCAACTAACACCAGACCTCTGGTATCTAAGTGGAGGCGGTCTTGAATCAACTAAACTCATGATTGAAGACGCACAAAAAGCTTTAAAATAA
- a CDS encoding iron ABC transporter ATP-binding protein, whose protein sequence is MKLENIGKSIQKQDILQGISLEVSPQKLTAFIGPNGAGKSTLLSIMSRLTKKDQGILSIKGREIESWNSQELAQELTILKQKINYQAKLTVEELVSFGRFPYSRGRLRPEDWEKIRETLTYLELTNLKDRYIDSLSGGQLQRVFIAMVLAQDTDFILLDEPLNNLDIKQSVSMMQILKRLVEELGKTIIIVLHDINMASQYADEIVAFKDGQVFSKGTTNQIMQADLLSQLYEIPITLADINGKKICIYS, encoded by the coding sequence GTGAAACTGGAAAACATTGGCAAATCCATTCAAAAACAGGATATTTTGCAAGGCATTTCGCTTGAAGTCAGTCCTCAGAAACTGACAGCCTTTATTGGTCCCAATGGTGCTGGAAAATCGACTCTCCTCTCCATCATGAGCAGACTGACCAAGAAGGATCAGGGGATTCTCAGTATCAAAGGTCGTGAAATTGAAAGTTGGAATTCGCAAGAACTGGCTCAAGAGCTGACTATCCTAAAGCAGAAGATCAATTACCAAGCCAAATTGACGGTTGAAGAACTAGTCAGTTTTGGACGTTTTCCCTACAGCCGAGGTCGACTGAGACCAGAAGATTGGGAAAAAATCCGAGAAACCCTGACCTATTTAGAACTGACTAACCTAAAAGACCGCTACATCGATAGCCTGTCTGGAGGACAACTCCAGCGGGTCTTTATCGCTATGGTACTGGCCCAGGATACAGACTTTATCTTGCTGGACGAACCACTCAATAATCTCGACATCAAACAAAGTGTCAGTATGATGCAGATTCTCAAGCGACTAGTGGAAGAGCTCGGCAAGACCATTATCATCGTCCTCCACGATATCAACATGGCTAGCCAATATGCGGATGAAATTGTTGCCTTCAAGGACGGTCAAGTCTTTAGCAAGGGAACAACCAATCAAATCATGCAGGCTGACCTGCTCAGTCAACTCTATGAGATTCCCATCACGCTAGCTGATATCAATGGCAAAAAGATCTGTATCTATAGCTAG
- a CDS encoding iron chelate uptake ABC transporter family permease subunit, translating to MQFKSKHTKLFWLLIILAIGASLLYFWSITQLSAFAWKLRSQKIIVYLLVAIATGISTISFQTLTENRFLTPSILGIESFYILLQTLLLVFESKFLQLGKSPILEFLILLLVQSLFFLALQGYLKKLMKQDLVFILLICLALGSLFRNSSTFLQVLMDPNEYDKLQNSLFASFQHLNTSILAIGSLIILALTIFFFRKAVILDVLHLQRETAQILGLDVEKEQRELLWGIVLLTSTATALVGPMAFFGFMLANLTYLIVKDYRHKLLFIVAILIGFISLTLGQALIERVFALEIRISMIIESVGGLLFFILLYRRARQ from the coding sequence ATGCAGTTTAAAAGCAAACATACCAAGCTCTTCTGGCTTCTCATTATTCTAGCCATCGGAGCTTCTCTCCTCTACTTTTGGTCTATCACCCAGCTGTCTGCCTTTGCTTGGAAGTTGCGTTCCCAAAAGATCATCGTCTATCTCTTAGTAGCTATCGCGACAGGGATTTCGACCATTAGTTTTCAAACCCTGACAGAAAATCGCTTCCTGACGCCAAGTATTTTGGGAATCGAATCCTTCTATATCCTACTGCAAACTCTACTACTAGTTTTTGAAAGCAAGTTTCTTCAACTTGGCAAGTCTCCTATCTTAGAATTTCTAATCTTACTTCTCGTCCAATCCCTCTTCTTTCTCGCCTTGCAAGGCTACTTGAAGAAACTGATGAAACAAGATCTGGTCTTCATTCTGTTAATCTGTCTAGCCCTTGGAAGTCTCTTTCGAAATAGCAGTACCTTCCTTCAGGTTCTGATGGATCCAAACGAATACGATAAACTGCAAAACAGTCTCTTTGCTTCCTTTCAACATCTCAACACTTCCATCCTAGCCATTGGTTCTCTGATTATCCTTGCTTTGACCATCTTTTTCTTTCGAAAAGCAGTCATTCTGGATGTCTTGCACTTGCAAAGAGAAACAGCTCAGATATTGGGACTCGATGTTGAAAAAGAACAGAGAGAACTCCTCTGGGGTATCGTGCTTTTGACCTCAACGGCCACAGCTTTAGTAGGACCTATGGCCTTCTTCGGTTTTATGCTAGCCAACCTCACCTACCTGATTGTCAAAGACTATCGGCACAAGCTACTCTTTATCGTGGCCATTCTGATTGGATTTATTAGCTTAACCTTGGGACAGGCCCTGATTGAACGAGTCTTTGCACTGGAAATTCGCATCAGCATGATTATCGAGAGCGTGGGTGGCCTTTTATTCTTTATCTTACTCTACAGGAGGGCGCGTCAGTGA
- a CDS encoding ABC transporter permease — protein sequence MKLSHLLTGLLLLLVFLSITIGTSDFSWAKFFAFDQQTWLLFQESRLPRTISILLAASSMSMAGLLMQTITQNQFAAPSTVGTTEAAKLGMVLSLFVFPSASLTQKMLFAFVSSIVFTLFFLAFMTIFSIKERGMLPLIGIIYSGIIGSITEVIAYRFNLVQSMTAWTQGSFTMIQTHQYEWLFLGLIILMTVWKLSQTFTIMNLGKETSESLGISYSLLEKLALFLVALTTSVTMITVGALPFLGVIVPNLVRKRYGDNLSQTKLMVALVGANLVLACDILSRVLIRPYELSVSLLLGIIGSLFFILLLWRGGRKDAV from the coding sequence ATGAAACTCTCTCATCTTTTAACAGGTTTACTTCTACTCCTGGTCTTTCTCTCCATCACCATTGGAACCAGTGATTTTTCTTGGGCAAAATTCTTTGCTTTTGACCAGCAGACCTGGCTTCTCTTTCAAGAATCGCGTCTCCCAAGAACCATCAGCATTCTCCTGGCCGCCTCTAGTATGAGCATGGCAGGGCTCCTCATGCAGACCATCACTCAAAATCAATTTGCTGCACCGAGTACAGTTGGAACTACTGAAGCCGCCAAACTAGGAATGGTATTGAGCCTCTTTGTCTTTCCATCAGCTAGTCTGACCCAAAAGATGCTCTTTGCTTTTGTTTCATCGATTGTTTTTACTCTCTTCTTCCTAGCCTTTATGACTATTTTTTCTATAAAGGAAAGGGGGATGTTACCTCTGATCGGGATTATCTATAGTGGGATTATCGGTTCTATAACAGAAGTTATCGCCTACCGTTTCAATCTGGTTCAGAGTATGACAGCTTGGACCCAGGGATCCTTCACCATGATTCAGACCCATCAGTATGAGTGGCTCTTCTTAGGGCTCATTATCCTGATGACCGTTTGGAAATTATCCCAAACTTTTACCATCATGAATTTAGGCAAAGAAACCAGTGAAAGTTTGGGGATTTCTTACTCCCTACTTGAAAAGCTGGCCCTCTTTTTGGTGGCGCTAACGACAAGTGTCACCATGATTACCGTAGGTGCCTTACCATTTCTCGGGGTTATCGTTCCTAATCTAGTCCGTAAGCGCTATGGAGATAATCTAAGTCAGACCAAACTCATGGTCGCGCTGGTCGGAGCCAATCTGGTTCTGGCCTGCGATATCCTCTCTCGAGTTCTGATTCGGCCCTATGAGCTGTCTGTTAGTCTCTTGCTAGGAATCATCGGTAGCCTCTTCTTTATCCTACTTCTATGGAGAGGGGGACGAAAAGATGCAGTTTAA
- the galE gene encoding UDP-glucose 4-epimerase GalE: MTKTILVTGGAGYIGSHTVKALLNADYQVHVLDNLSTGNRAAVDSRASFKQLDVYDASALKAYLEENQIDAVLHCAGEIVVSESIENPSKYFTANVAGMNQVLKVLSEVGIQKIMFSSTASLYGNNCIDKPATEDTLLDPVNPYAETKLMGERMIYWMANRYDWKYVIFRYFNVAGAEMDASNGLRVKNPTHIIPNINKTALGQNDSLKIFGDDYDTRDGSCIRDYIHVLDLAQAHVKGMNYLFQEDSSSQIFNLGTEKGYTVKEIFKTAEELLNQKIPHEIVARRAGDPASVLADASKAKKYLDWKTSYSLEDIILSDYRWRVKEGKNILE; encoded by the coding sequence ATGACCAAAACAATTCTTGTTACAGGTGGGGCTGGCTACATTGGCTCCCATACCGTTAAAGCTCTTTTAAATGCTGACTACCAGGTGCATGTCCTAGATAATCTCTCTACAGGAAATCGAGCGGCTGTAGATAGTCGTGCTAGCTTTAAACAACTGGATGTTTATGATGCTAGCGCCTTAAAGGCTTATTTGGAAGAAAATCAAATTGATGCTGTTCTCCATTGTGCAGGTGAAATTGTTGTGAGCGAAAGTATTGAAAATCCAAGTAAATACTTCACTGCCAATGTTGCTGGTATGAACCAAGTTCTCAAAGTCCTATCTGAAGTTGGCATTCAAAAAATCATGTTCTCTTCGACTGCTTCCCTCTATGGTAATAACTGTATTGACAAACCAGCTACTGAAGATACCCTGCTCGACCCTGTCAATCCTTATGCAGAAACAAAATTGATGGGCGAACGAATGATTTACTGGATGGCCAATCGCTACGATTGGAAATATGTCATTTTCCGTTACTTTAATGTAGCTGGGGCTGAAATGGATGCTTCAAATGGTCTACGTGTAAAAAATCCAACTCATATCATTCCCAATATCAACAAAACTGCATTGGGACAAAATGATAGTCTAAAAATATTTGGAGATGACTACGATACACGTGATGGTTCATGTATTCGAGATTACATTCATGTCTTGGATCTTGCACAAGCTCATGTTAAAGGAATGAACTACCTCTTTCAAGAAGACAGTTCTTCTCAAATCTTTAACTTAGGAACTGAAAAAGGCTATACCGTCAAAGAAATCTTTAAAACTGCTGAAGAATTACTGAATCAAAAAATACCACACGAAATTGTTGCTCGCCGTGCTGGTGACCCAGCTAGCGTCCTAGCAGACGCATCAAAAGCAAAAAAATATCTCGATTGGAAGACTAGCTACTCCCTCGAAGATATTATTTTATCAGATTATCGTTGGCGTGTTAAAGAAGGTAAAAATATTTTAGAATAG